A region of bacterium DNA encodes the following proteins:
- a CDS encoding NUDIX hydrolase, whose product MPLTHQLAVIAYVIHNGKFLLLKRNHEPKVWGPPGGRLEINENPAEGILREVKEESGLDINLLGPADIWYGSFREGVLVSIDYLAETDHAGVQLSDEHSAFQWAAIDNLRAGNPPLADGEPGFKLIDFEKAWALYNKIKK is encoded by the coding sequence ATGCCGCTCACGCATCAGTTAGCCGTTATTGCTTATGTAATTCATAACGGAAAATTTCTTCTTTTGAAGCGTAATCATGAACCCAAAGTCTGGGGTCCGCCTGGCGGACGTCTGGAAATAAATGAAAATCCTGCAGAAGGAATCTTACGGGAGGTCAAAGAAGAAAGTGGATTAGATATTAACCTGCTTGGGCCGGCCGATATCTGGTACGGGTCATTTCGCGAAGGTGTTCTTGTTTCCATTGATTATCTTGCAGAAACCGATCATGCGGGAGTACAATTATCCGATGAACATTCTGCATTTCAATGGGCCGCTATCGATAATTTACGGGCAGGTAATCCACCGTTGGCGGATGGCGAACCGGGCTTTAAGTTAATTGATTTTGAAAAAGCGTGGGCGCTTTACAATAAAATAAAAAAATGA